In Anopheles gambiae chromosome 2, idAnoGambNW_F1_1, whole genome shotgun sequence, a single window of DNA contains:
- the LOC1281251 gene encoding RNA-binding protein RO60 yields the protein MDSVLKPIQRFLYIGSDVPFVLDPPQPLDVEIGKKIIGTVVKPAASEAAPSTTGETVQQNSNPKKNNPKTVKQEGEKGVKKEEGNKPNTTKDATASEPVPAKPLHPVLALIKTTYKSKTLRRTDECLFALAYCARNLPTPEERHTVYDLLVELVRASNDLLAFVAYYIQLATQSGHAGFGHGLRSAITRWYDRFSPTELAEVLVRSTAYAGWTHKDLIAKVHPKLQCADKQTLIDAATKRTSQLQQKKAPEKKGKKKKQKGKAAAPLQQQQQPPAANTSKAFKRYQVLLQFKSVMTVGKALELIKLHGGKGRLELLPKHLRRSAKIWEALYANLSYRELLHAVLPLQDFRLLKEGEPNAKAYADSLTKRIDALEAEHIHPIEVQTVAILYAKGRRYATHVKEAFHALHQTEMCPPVKDILLGLNDAFEHSFDHHPKTGVRYYIALDLRCVHDKKQIFRNEAVTCFQASVMLAFCIFKREKAVTVVAFTDEEQTLAPVAFEPTMTWDDALKHCVGLMLPKTKVSLAAPIKHADAQKVKVDMFITITDSLIRVNPTRRPPVAEMAEYRKKTKLPLSRYLAISLSRHKPSLEFSPDNDTGGILEMVGHSAGNAKLIEAFAKNQFF from the exons ATGGATTCGGTGCTGAAACCGATCCAACGCTTCCTGTACATCGGCAGTGACGTGCCGTTTGTGCTGGATCCACCACAACCGCTGGATGTGGAGATCGGGAAGAAGATTATTGGGACAGTGGTGAAACCGGCCGCATCGGAAGCAGCACCATCAACCACCGGTGAGACAGTGCAGCAAAACTCCAACCCGAAAAAGAACAACCCAAAGACCGTGAAGCAGGAAGGCGAAAAGGGGGTGAAAAAGGAAGAGGGAAATAAACCGAACACGACGAAAGATGCAACAGCGTCAGAACCGGTGCCGGCCAAACCGCTGCATCCGGTGCTTGCGCTGATTAAGACG ACttacaaaagcaaaacactcCGCCGGACGGatgagtgtttgtttgcgttggcATACTGTGCGCGGAACCTTCCCACACCCGAGGAACGGCACACCGTGTACGATCTGCTGGTGGAGCTAGTCCGCGCCTCAAACGATCTGCTAGCGTTCGTCGCGTACTACATCCAGCTCGCCACCCAATCCGGTCACGCCGGGTTTGGGCATGGCTTGCGCAGCGCCATCACGCGCTGGTACGATCGTTTCTCGCCGACCGAGCTGGCGGAGGTGCTCGTACGCAGCACCGCGTACGCTGGCTGGACGCACAAGGATCTGATTGCGAAGGTGCATCCGAAGCTGCAGTGCGCCGACAAGCAGACGCTCATCGATGCGGCCACCAAGCGGACGAGCCAGCTGCAGCAGAAGAAAGCGCCCGAGAAGaagggcaagaagaagaagcagaaaggAAAGGCCGCTGCTCcgctgcagcaacagcagcagcctccGGCGGCAAACACTTCGAAAGCGTTCAAGCGCTACCAAGTGCTGCTGCAGTTTAAATCGGTTATGACCGTTGGGAAGGCGCTGGAGCTGATCAAGCTTCATGGCGGAAAGGGGCGGCTGGAACTGCTTCCGAAACACCTGCGCCGTTCGGCCAAGATATGGGAGGCCCTGTACGCCAATCTGAGCTATCGCGAGCTGCTGCACGCGGTGCTGCCATTGCAAGACTTCCGGCTGCTGAAGGAAGGTGAGCCGAACGCGAAAGCGTACGCCGACTCGCTCACCAAGCGGATCGATGCGCTGGAAGCGGAACACATCCACCCCATCGAGGTGCAGACGGTGGCCATACTGTACGCAAAAGGGCGACGCTACGCGACGCATGTCAAGGAAGCGTTTCACGCGTTGCACCAGACGGAAATGTGCCCACCGGTGAAGGACATCCTGCTGGGGCTAAATGACGCTTTCGAGCATTCGTTTGATCACCATCCCAAGACGGGTGTGCGTTACTACATCGCACTCGATCTGCGTTGCGTCCACGACAAAA AGCAAATATTTCGCAACGAGGCCGTGACCTGCTTTCAGGCTAGCGTAATGCTAGCATTCTGCATCTTCAAGCGGGAAAAGGCCGTCACCGTGGTGGCGTTTACCGACGAGGAGCAAACCCTCGCCCCGGTTGCGTTTGAACCGACCATGACATGGGACGACGCGCTCAAGCATTGCGTTGGCTTGATGTTGCCCAAAACGAAGGTATCGCTGGCCGCTCCGATCAAGCACGCCGATGCGCAAAAGGTAAAGGTGGACAtgttcatcaccatcaccgaTTCGCTGATTCGTGTAAATCCCACCCGGCGTCCTCCGGTGGCCGAGATGGCGGAATATCGCAAGAAGACAAAGTTGCCACTGAGCAG ATATCTGGCAATTTCACTCAGCCGCCACAAGCCGTCGCTGGAGTTTTCCCCCGACAATGATACGGGTGGAATCTTGGAAATGGTTGGTCACAGTGCTGGCAATGCCAAACTGATCGAGGCATTTGCCAA